One region of Methanobrevibacter millerae genomic DNA includes:
- the gatE gene encoding Glu-tRNA(Gln) amidotransferase subunit GatE, whose protein sequence is MDYNELGLKMGLEIHQQLNSEHKLFCPCKTELVDDDYTELIQRKLRPTQSELGEIDRAALQESLRGLNFKYENFEKHTCLVENDDEPPHSLNEEALDICITIACLMNMHIVDEFHTMRKQVIDGSNTGGFQRTGMVATDGYLDTPYGRVVIESLGLEEDAARRIETKDGFTEFRLDRLGIPLAEITTDPSMHDPAQVREVAYMLGQILRSTNVKRGLGTIRQDLNISIAEGARVEIKGVQDLDLMSEIVEREVQRQLVLIDIKKELNARNAEVLDEIHTLDELFEDTESKILKSAETIKAVVLKGFDGLIGREVQPGRRFGTEIASYAKKRGVSGIFHSDELPAYGITQEEVDKVNEHLSIGEDDAFIIVAHDEDIAVSALEEVKRRAELGLDGVVEETRKALDDGNTEYMRPLPTANRMYLETDIPLFKITDERIEPIANNLPELPDVKQARIIEEYKLSEDLATQLVKRQEANTFEAILADVDVDATPVASLLAYDLREIKREGHDVNVLTLDHYKGIFTLLAEGKIAKDSVRKLAVETIKAPDTDIAEIAEKSNLIMMSEDDVAKIIADIVAQNEGMVKERQMGAMGPLMGMCMKQLKGKADGGLVNKIVREEIQKLI, encoded by the coding sequence GGAACTGGTTGATGACGATTATACTGAACTGATTCAAAGGAAATTAAGGCCAACCCAGTCAGAGCTTGGAGAAATCGACAGAGCAGCACTGCAGGAATCTCTAAGAGGGCTTAATTTCAAATATGAAAACTTCGAAAAGCACACCTGTCTTGTTGAAAACGATGACGAACCTCCCCACAGCTTAAATGAAGAGGCTTTAGACATCTGCATTACCATTGCATGCCTGATGAACATGCATATTGTAGATGAGTTCCATACAATGAGAAAACAGGTTATTGACGGAAGTAACACCGGAGGATTTCAAAGAACTGGAATGGTTGCAACCGACGGATACCTTGACACCCCTTACGGAAGGGTTGTAATCGAAAGTCTTGGGCTTGAAGAGGACGCTGCAAGAAGAATCGAAACCAAGGACGGATTTACCGAATTCAGACTTGACAGGTTAGGTATTCCTTTGGCTGAAATCACTACTGACCCTTCAATGCATGACCCTGCACAGGTAAGGGAAGTCGCATATATGCTCGGCCAGATTTTAAGAAGCACCAACGTAAAAAGGGGTCTCGGTACAATCAGGCAAGACTTGAACATTTCCATTGCCGAAGGGGCACGTGTTGAAATCAAGGGTGTTCAGGATCTTGACTTGATGAGTGAAATCGTTGAAAGGGAAGTGCAAAGGCAACTTGTATTAATTGACATTAAAAAGGAGCTTAACGCAAGAAATGCTGAAGTTTTAGATGAGATTCACACTTTGGATGAGCTATTTGAAGATACCGAATCCAAGATCTTAAAGTCCGCCGAAACGATTAAGGCCGTAGTGCTTAAAGGCTTTGACGGATTGATTGGCCGTGAAGTGCAGCCTGGAAGAAGGTTCGGTACTGAAATTGCAAGCTATGCCAAAAAACGTGGAGTTTCAGGCATTTTCCATTCAGACGAATTGCCTGCTTACGGAATAACCCAAGAGGAAGTTGATAAAGTAAATGAACATTTATCAATAGGCGAAGATGACGCATTCATCATTGTAGCTCACGACGAGGACATTGCCGTTTCAGCTTTAGAAGAAGTTAAAAGAAGAGCCGAACTGGGTCTTGACGGAGTTGTTGAGGAAACCCGTAAGGCTTTGGATGACGGCAACACCGAATACATGAGACCTCTTCCAACCGCAAACAGGATGTATCTTGAAACGGACATTCCGCTCTTTAAGATTACTGATGAGAGAATCGAGCCTATTGCAAACAACTTGCCGGAACTTCCGGATGTCAAGCAGGCCAGAATCATCGAAGAGTATAAGTTAAGCGAAGATTTGGCTACACAGCTTGTCAAAAGGCAGGAAGCAAATACCTTTGAAGCAATTTTGGCTGACGTTGACGTTGACGCAACACCTGTAGCATCACTTCTTGCATATGATTTACGTGAAATCAAAAGGGAAGGCCATGACGTTAATGTATTGACCCTGGATCATTACAAAGGAATCTTTACCCTTTTAGCTGAAGGAAAGATTGCAAAAGACAGCGTTCGCAAACTTGCAGTCGAGACTATTAAAGCTCCAGACACAGACATTGCAGAAATCGCCGAGAAAAGCAACTTAATCATGATGAGCGAAGATGACGTGGCTAAAATCATTGCAGACATTGTGGCTCAAAATGAAGGAATGGTTAAGGAACGTCAGATGGGCGCAATGGGGCCTTTAATGGGAATGTGTATGAAGCAGCTTAAAGGCAAAGCCGACGGCGGTCTGGTCAACAAAATCGTTCGTGAAGAAATTCAGAAATTAATTTAA